Genomic window (Desulfurobacteriaceae bacterium):
TCTCTTCTATGTTATCCTTCCTGAGAATCCTCACTTTCTCTCATCTCTAAAAGATGTTTGTTATATAGGAAAACCAAATCATTAACATTACAGTTTAAATGCTTAGCCACTGGTGGACACTTCGCTTTAAGAATGAAGAAAATATCCTTGGAATCAACTTCCTCAAGAGTTTCAAAGTTCGCCTGTCCTTTAGATATTACAAAATAAGCTTTATTCCAGTAGTCTTTACATTCAGAAGAAACAAAATCAAAATCAACGCCTATAAAGTCCTTACCTGTAGTAATGAGCTCATCAACGTAATTAACAGCTTCCGTTTTCAAAGCATCTTCAACAGTTGCATCATTTAGAATAGGCCCTCCCCTCACGGCAAGAACAACTTTCAATCCTCTATTTTTTAACTCTTCAAGCAAGAACTTGTCAAAGACAATTTCCCCAGCGTTATCTGCTATGTAAAGTACCTCTTTACCTTGAATTAAAAACCTTTCAAGTATATCAACATCAAAGTAAGCAAAAGGAATGTCAAGGAGAGCTTCCACTTCCGAGAACAAATCAAAATCTCTTGGAACCCCAAAGTCTATAACATTTCCTACAGCAGCAAGCCTAATAGCCAAAGAAAGTTTATCATCAACACCTTCAAAAAATTCTTTCCTTATTTTTTCCTCAAGATGTAAAGCTATTTCGTTGTACTTGTCTTTTAAGAGTTTGTAAGGATCCTCTAACTTTGTCTTTTCTTTGAATATTCTATGAATAAAAGTCGCATTATGTCCTGGGGATTTATCAACCCTTAGGTCTTTAGAAATAAATCTTGCAGACTCCCTCAGAATTTCCATAGTGAGGGAGTCCGGAATATCAGCAATTTTAGCAATGTGAACAACCTGTTTTAAAAAGCAAGGAATGCACTCAGGGTAGATTTTCATATTAACCCTCTAAAACTTTTCTCTTCATCTCCTCCCTGTACACTTTTAGCTTTTCCCTTAGTTCTGGATACTTTATAGCCATAATTTCCACTGCTAAAACTGCTGCGTTCTTTGCCCCAGCTTTTCCAATAGTTACAGTTGCTACAGGAACTCCTCCAGGCATTTGAACAATAGAAAGTAGTGAATCTATACCTTTTAGAGGAGAAGCGTCTAGTGGAACACCAATTACAGGTAGAGTAGTTTTTGCAGCAATTACTCCTCCAAGGTGAGCAGCATATCCAGCTGCAGCAATGATAACATCGTAGTTTTCTTCTGCCTTTTCACAAAAGGCAAGAACTTCATCAATAGTCCTATGAGCAGATAACACTTTTACATCGTAAGGAACTCCAAACTCTTCTAAGGTTTTTGTACAAGTTTCCATAACTGGCATGTCTGACTTACTTCCCATTATCACTGCTACCTTCTTCATAGAGCTCCTCCTTCACTTTTATTCTCTTTGAGAAATTTCCCGATTTATCAAAAGCTCTAATATAGTAGGTCTCTTTTCCACAATTTTTGAGGAAAAAGTATATAACTTTTCCCAATTTTCTAACCATCTCATCGCCACGCCTTTGTATCAAGTATCCGACTACATCTTTTGAAGGAGAGGGTTCCCACAGTAAGATACACGATTTTCCCTTCCTTACAATGACAGGATTCTTAGGAGGTTCTGGAGGTATTCTATCTTCGGGAATAACTTTAAAAATGTTTGTAAATCTTCCTTTTAAATATCCCAAAGAAAATCTAAAGCGGTAACTATATTCTCTACCGTTAACTACATCTTCATCCACAAACTCTTCTACTCCTTTAGGCAATATTCTATACAACTTCCCGTTCCTAAAAACTTCAATAGAAAAATCTTTACTCGGTTTAAAAGTGAACTTAACAAAACCATCTCCAGCAAAAGAATTTAAAATGACAGGAGTTTCTTTTATTGGTTCCTTAGTTATAATACAGAAAGGTTCCGATGGATCACTTCTTTTGGATTTATAAACAGCATAGACGGTATAACACCTTCTTTCTCCTATTTTAGAAGTTTCCTTATCAAAGAAGAAGGGTTTCTTTGTCTTATATTTTCTTTCTCCAAAGTTAACTAAAATTTCGTAATGAAGGTTCTTTATATCCCGTATTCTTCTTCCATCATAAAATTTCTTCACTGGTTTCCACCTTACTAAAAACTTGTCTTCAACCTGTTCAACACTCAAAATTTTTGGTTTTTCAGGATAAAATTCTAAAGGTGGTAGAGGGTCTTTTCTTTTCCCACACATCGTAAAGGAAAAAATAAAAGGCAATAACAGTAAGAATACCAACCTTTTCAAGGCAACCTCCATTGAGGATTTTAGCATAATGCCCGAAATAGCTGTTATAATTTCTAAAAAACTCTTGCCTTGGAGGTAAAAGTGGCATCTATAGATGTAAACCAAATTTCAAAAGGAATGAAACTTGAAATCGAAGGTTATCCTTATGAGATAATTGACTACGAGCATGTGAAACCTGGGAAAGGACAAGCTTTCGCAAGGATAAAACTAAAGAATCTAAAAACAGGAAACGTAGTAGAAAAAACCTATAAAGTAGGTGAAAAGCTTCAGCTTGCAGATTTTGAAGAAAGGGAAATGGAATACATTTACAACGATGGTGAATATTACTACTTTATGGATACAAGAACTTACGAACAAGTTGGAGTTTCTGCTTCAGCTCTTGGGGAAAAGGCTAAGTTCTTAAAGGAAAATACAACTGTAATGGTTCAGTTTTACAAAGGAGAAGCAATTTCTGTTCAACTTCCGAAGAGTATAGTCCTTCAAGTTGTTGATACAGAGCCAGGATTCAAAGGTGATACTGTTTCAAACGTTACAAAACCTGCTACATTAGAGACAGGTGCAGTAATCCAAGTACCAATGTTTATTAATCCTGGAGATTATGTAAGAGTTAACCCAGAAACGGGAGACTATATAGAAAGGGTTAATATTAAATAATTTCGTTGGGAGGATAGTTTGTTAGAAAAAATAGAAAAACTTCTTAAAGCCATAGAGAATACCTCTATTGAAGAGCTTGAAATAGAAACAGAAGGGATAAAACTCAGAGCGAAATTTGTAAGAGGAAAGGCTATAAAAGAGGAGGCTGTTCAAATTATCCCTTCTGTCAAAGATCAAGAAGTTGCTCCTAAGGGAGTTTCTGAGGAACCTGCAGAAAATTACTACGTTGTAGAATCTCCTATGGTTGGAACATTTTATAGAGCTCCAGCCCCTGGGGCGGAGCCTTTTGTAAAGGAAGGAGATTACGTAGAAAAAGGTCAAACACTTTGCATAATCGAAGCCCTTAAAGTAATGAATGAAATAGAGTCTGAAGTTTCTGGCATTGTCAAGAAAATATTAGTTGAAAATGGACAACCAGTAGAATACGGACAACCTCTATTCTACATAGAACCAAAGTAGGTGGTTGGATAATGTTCAAAAAAGTACTAGTTGCAAACAGAGGAGAAATTGCAGTAAGAATAATAAGAACCTGTAAAGAACTTGGAATAAAAACTGTTGCCGTATTCTCCACCGCTGATAGAGATTCTCTTCACGTATTTCTGGCAGACGAAGCTGTATGTATAGGAGGACCTCTACCTCAAGAAAGTTACCTAAATATTCCTGCAATAATTTCTGCTGCTGAAATAACAGGAGCAGATGCTATCCACCCAGGATATGGATTCCTTTCCGAAAATCCGGGATTTGCAGAAATTTGTACAGCCTGTGGTATGAAATTCATTGGACCATCTCCAGAAACTATGATCCTTATGGGAGATAAAGCAAAAGCAAGAGAAATAGCGATAAAAGCTGGAGTTCCTGTTGTACCAGGAAGTGGAATAGTAAAAGATGTCAAGGAAGCTCTCAAAATTTGTGAAGAAATTGGATATCCAGTTCTTGTAAAAGCAGCCCACGGCGGTGGCGGTCGTGGAATGAGACTAATAAATTCAAAAGAAGAAGCAGAAACTTTAATTACTACGGCAATGGCAGAAGCTGAAGCAGCTTTTGGGAGTGGGGAAGTTTATATAGAAAAGTACATAGAAAACCCAAGACACATAGAAATTCAACTCATTGCAGATCAGTTTAGTAACGTAGTTACCTATGGAGAAAGGGAGTGTTCTCTCCAAAGAAGACACCAAAAAATTTTAGAAGAGGCTCCTTCTCCTTTTGTAGATGAAGATTTAAGAGAGAGACTTTCTGAAGCAGCGAAAAAAATCGCAAGACTAATAAACTACGAAGGTGCAGGAACAATAGAGTTTTTAGTTGATAAGGATAAAAACTTTTACTTCATAGAAATGAATACGAGAATTCAAGTCGAACACCCGGTTACAGAACTTGTTACTCAGCAAGATTTAATAGCAAAACAGATTTCAGTTGCAGCGGGGGAAAAATTAAAAGAAGACGGTATTAAGTTACAAGGACATGCAATAGAGTTCAGAATAACCTGTGAAGACTATAAGAAAGGCTTTAGACCAGCACCTGGTAAAATAGAGAAATTGGTCTTACCTGGAGGTTTTGGAGTAAGAGTTGATACCCACATTTACGAAGGCTATTCGGTTCCGCAGTATTACGACTCTTTGCTGGCAAAACTTATTGTCTGGGGGGAGACGAGAGAAGAGGCTATAAGAAGGGGAAAAAGGGCCTTATCTGAATTTATAATAGAAGGAACTTTAAAAACCACTTTACCTCTTCATATAAGACTTTTAGAGGATGAAAACTTTATAAAAGGTCTTCTTGACACTAAAGTGCTTGAGAATAAAATTTTACCTAACATAAAGGATTAATTTACTTTTTATAATCATATTTAACTCTGTAAATGATTGGAATAAGGTTCCTCTACTGTATGGTTCCTCTTTTTAATTTTTAATTTAATTTTACTTTAATTAGGACTATTCAACCAATTTGGAGGAAAACATGGCTTCTCAGTCCAAAACAGAAAAAGTCAAGATCTGGCTAAAAGAATATCTCTCAGAATTTGGAGAGTATACTGGAACTTTAGAAGAGCTTTCACAACTGGCAGACTCAACTCCATATCTTGTAAAGAAAGCTTTAGCCGAACTTGAAAAAGAACTCATTATCAAATCAGAATCTAAAAGAGGGAAAGGATTGGTTGTTTCCTTAATCAATAAGGAAGAAAGTGAAGAAGATCCCTCCTTAACAGCACAAGAACCAGAAGTTCAAGAAGTCAAAGACGAAGAAGAAACCAAGGAAAGCACAGAAACAAAAGAAGATACAAAGAAAAAGAAGAAAGAAAAGAAACCATCTTTACAGGATCAAGTGCTATCATCCCTTATAGGAAAAGAAGTAACTGTATTTCTAATCAGCGGAACAAGACTTGAAGGAGTACTCCTCGACTTTGACAATTTTACCCTGTCTATGACTGCTCCTAAAGGAAAATCCTTAGTCTACAAACATGCTGTAGCAACAATAATTTATGAGTAATCTGCAGGTGAAGTTATGAAAAAGTATAGAACGTTAGAAGACGCCCAAATAGAACTTGTGGAACTTTTAGAGAGTGAAGGAGAATTTAGAGGTTCTATAGAAGAACTTGCAGAAAGACTTTCAGTAAAGGTAGAAAATATAAAGCCTCTTTTACAACTTATGAAATCTTCGGGAGATATCGTCTTTGAAGAGGTAGAGGACGAACTTATAATAAGACCTGCTTCCTTTATTCCCGTTTTACCTCCTATACCAACAAAAGAACAGCAAAAAGAAATAGAAGAAAAATTAAATCAAGGCTATAAACTTATAGCATCCTCTTTCTTAGGTGGGGTTCAAAGCAGAGAGCTTCGTAGTGCAATAGGAAAAAGAGTCATTGTTTATTTTAGAAATGGAAGTAGATTAGAAGGAAGGCTTAAAGGATTTGATAGATTTACTTTAAAGATGAGAAACTACAGAGGAAACATCCTTGTTTACAAACACGCTGTTTCTACAATAGTTTACAAACCTTAAGGGTCTCTTTCATTTTTATTCTCAACGGCCCGTCTCCACGCCTATTTCTATAGCCAGTCCTTATCTTGTTAACTTCTTCCTTTTTGCTAAAATGTGAAAAAGGGGGAAATTTTAAGGAGGAGAGATGGAAAAGAGTCTTTTACAAGAAGTGAAAGAACTTTTAGAGATCGTTGAATCTTTTAAAGCAGAAATCTCAAAAGTTTCTATCCAAAAAGAAGGATTCAAAGCTGTAAATCAGCATATTGACACAGCTATAAACGAAAGTGAAGAAGCGACCAAAAAGATTATAGACATAATAAGCGTATCATTAGAAGCTGTAAACCAAAGCCTGGAAATAGTATCCCAAATAGAAGTGAATGAAAGCTTCAAAGAGAAAATCGAGAAAATCAAGGAACTGTTAACAAATACTTCCAACAACTTGATTAACGCTTTAACCTTACTTGAGTTCCAGGACATTCTTGCCCAAAGACTTCTTAAAGTAAAGAACTTTTTTGCCGATATAGAAAAAAGTATTCTAAAAATTGCTCTACTTGCAGGTATAGAAGAGGCTACGGACAGAAAAGAGGAGCTTGAGAAAAAGTTAGAGGAACTAGAGTGGAAAAAAGAAGTTAGCCAGGACGAGGTTGACGAGATAATGAAACAATTTGGTCTTTAGGGGCTTAATATGAGAGTAGAAATTCCGGAAGAACTTCGAGAAATACTGGAAGAGTTTTTAGTAGAAGCAGAAGAAATACTCGAAGGCTTAGATCAAGATCTAATAGACCTTGAGAACAATCCAACCGATAAAGAACTACTCAACAAAATATTCCGTGGAATGCATACACTAAAGGGAGGAGCAGGTTTTTTAAACTTAACTCCAATAGTCGAGATCGCTCACCGTATAGAAGATATCTTTAACAAGCTTCGAAATGACGAAATGACCTTAACTCCAGACCTAATGGATATTATCCTTGAAGGAATAGATCATCTAAAGAATTCAATTCAGATGTTAAAGGAGAATGAAGAGCTCCCAGATATGGGAGAGATAGAACCCGTTTTAAAGAAACTTGACTCTGCTTTAAAGGGAGATACTGTTCCCTTATCCTCAGAAACCAGTCAGCCTGCATCTAGCGAAGAAAAAGATCAGGGTGATATAGAGTTTGAATTTATTCAGGACGTATCCGATGCCCTTAAGGAACTAATAAAAAAGTTTCCAGGAAAGAATTTAGCAGACCTTTTGGAAGAAATTATCCTGATGCCTCCTGACAGCCGCCCTATGGAAGTTATTCCGGAAATAGAAAAGTTAATAGAAGAAGGAAAAGATATTAATGACATAGTAAGAGTTAAAAAGAAAGAGGAAAAAACCCCTACTGAAAAACAACAAGAAAAGAAGGAAACTCCTCAGACTACATCTGCACCTCCACCTCAGCCTTCTCCGTCTAAGGATACTTCGTCTTCAGCTTCTAAGAAGTCTACCTCAGAGAAAAAGACGGTAGAAACAATCCGTATCGATGTTGAAAGGGTTGAGAATCTAATGAACCTTGTAGGAGAAATAGTTCTCGATAGAAACAGAATTCTTAGGGTATCCTCTGATGTTGAGAAGGAGTGTAAGAGCGAAGCTGTTGAAAAGTTAATAGAAGCTGTAACAAGCCTTGATAGGACAGTTAGTGATCTTCAAGTTGCTGTAATGAAGCTAAGAATGCAACCTATAAAGAAAATCTTTTCCAAATTCCCCAGACTTGTCAGGGATTTAGCAAGAAAACTTAACAAGAAAGTTCAACTTGTAATAGAAGGTGAAGATACAGAACTGGATAGATCCATTTTAGACAAGCTTGAAGATCCCCTAATTCACCTTGTCAGAAATGCTCTTGATCACGGAATAGAACCTCCTGAGGAAAGAATAGCAAAAGGTAAACCTGAAGTAGGAACTGTAAAGCTTTTTGCGTATCACGAAGGAGATCACATAGTCGTTGGAATTCAGGATGATGGAAGGGGTATAGACTCTGAGAAAGTCAAGAAGAAAGCTTTAGAGAAGGGATTAATAACTCCAGAACAAGCTGTCCAAATGACAGATAAGGAAGCTTATGAATTAATCTTCATGCCCGGGTTCTCTACTGCCGAGAAAGTAAGTGATGTTTCAGGTCGCGGTGTTGGAATGGACGTTGTAGCAAGTACAATACACTCCTTAAGAGGTTCAATCGAAATCGACAGTGAAATTGGCAAAGGAACAACAATATTACTTAAGTTACCTCTAACTGTGGCCATTATTAGAACTTTAATGATAGGCGTAAAAGGTCAAGTATTTGCTGTTCCTTTACATTCTGTTGTTGAAATCGTTAGGTATGATGAGAAAAACGTAAAAGAAGTCGGGAGCTTCAAGAGTTTTCTACTAAGAGACGAAGTTTTACCTCTTTTCTCCCTAAACGAGCTTCTCGAACTTGAAGATGGTGGAGAAAAACACTTCGTTGTTATCGTTAAAGTTGGAGAAAGATTGATTGCAGTTTCAATAGAAGGACTATTTGGTGAGGAAGAAATAGTTATTAAGTCTTTGGGAGATCTTCTTGCAGATATTCAAGGAATAGCAGGAGCAACAATAGCAGGTGACGGTAGAGTTGTTTTAATCCTCGACCTTAACTCCTTACTCTCTGACTATAAGATGAAGCTAATAGGAGTTGGAAAATGAACGAAAGGCAAGATAGAGAAATGAACATAATTGGTGTAGAAGAGCTTATAGGCGAAATAAAAGAGAGAGAAATTCAAGTTATAGCATTTAGACTAAAAGACGAACTTGTAAGTGTTCCTATAGAACAGGTTGTAGAAATTACAAACAACAGAGATATCACTCCTGTTCCTAAAGCCCCAAGTTATGTAATAGGAGTAATGAACTTAAGGGGAAAAATTGTTCCAGTAATAAACCTTAAAGAACACTTAGGGATAAGGGATATTGTACCTGAAGACGTTTATTCCAAAAATAAAATTGTAATAGTAGAAACCCCAAAGGGAGAAGTAGGGATCATAGTAGACAAAATTGTGGGATCGATAAAGTTCTTGGAAGGGGATGTTCTTCCAGAACCAATAGGTACGATAGGAATAGACGTAAAGTATATATCAGGGGTTGTCCAGTTGGAAGGAGACCTACTGATAATTTTAAACATCGAATCAATGTTTAATCAGGAGGGTTAAAGATGTTTTGCTCACGGGAAAAAAGGGAATTGGATCTTCTAAAAAGAGAATTAGCGGTTCTTAAGCAAGAAAATCAAAAGTTAAGAAAAGATTGGGAAACTTTAAAAAAGGAAAAGGATTCTTTACAAGAGGAGCTAAGTAAATTCGCCAAAAAAAATACAGAGCTTTCTAAGGAACTGGAAAAGTTAAGAAAAGAAAAAGAAATTGCCGAAAACGACGTTTACATGTACCAACAAATTTTAGATTCTCTAATGGAAGAAGCTATTTTCTTGGCTACTCCTGATTTTAAGCCAGGCAGAGCCGGAAACGAAATAGTTTATGCAAATAGAAAAGCGTTTGAAATTGCTAATAAGTGGAGAGAAGTATTTATCTCAGTATTTGGAATAGATCCTGACAAGCTCATAGGTTCCAGCATTCACCTTTTCCACAAAGATCCAGAAAGGGTCAAAGAACTCTTAAAAGCCACAAAACCTGGAGAACATAAGAAAAACGCAGACATACAAATAGGTCCATATGTAATGGCTTCATATAGACATGCGATAGCCAATAAAGATGGTTCCGTTAGATACTATTTGGCCACTTGGAGAGATGCTACGGCAGAAAAAGAAGTAGAAAGACAGTTAGAAAAAGCGCAAAAAATGTTTCTGTCCAACTTAAAAGCGACCAAACAATCTCTTGTAAACAACCTAACAACCATAGTATCTGTTTCTGTTGCCATCAAAGAACTCCAAGAAACACTAAGACTTTCAGAAAACCAAATAGACTCTATTCAAGAGATTGAAAAAACCGTAAAAAAACTAGTAGAAGTATCCGATAAGCTAATTGAAAACTATAAATTTGTGCTGGATGAGTTGAACATTGCAGAAAAGAAAACTTTAGAGTCTTTAGAACAAATGCAGTATATAAGAAACATTACAAAGGAAATGGAAGATGTGGTTAAGGCTTTACAATCCCAAACAGAACAGATAGATAGGGTAGTAGAAGTTATAACTTCCATTACCGAGCAGACCAATCTTCTTGCTTTAAACGCTGCAATTGAGGCTGCAAGAGCTGGAGAAGCAGGACGAGGTTTCGCAGTCGTTGCTGATGAAGTTAGAAAACTTGCTGAAAGAACAAATAAGTCTGCTATTGAAATTAGAAAAGTTGTTAAAAACATGAGAGAGCAAATGAACAAAACCGCTGAAATTGCAGATAAAAGCGTTAAAGCCGTAGACGATGGAATGAATATGTTTAAGGATAATCAGCACACTTACAATACTCTCAAAGAAGCTTCCGAAGGAGTATTGGGAGTTATAAACAGTCTAACAGATATTGTGAACACCCAAAAGTCCAAAATCAGCGATATAGTCAAATACATACACAAGGCTAACGAATACATCAACTCTACTAAAGATCAAGCTACGAAAATTATCAAAGTTGCAGAAAAGACGGATACAAGTCTACACAAGATTTGGGAAACCTTCTATCTCATTGATATTGGCGATGCTAGCACAATTCTTGACAGACTCTCAAAGCTTGGAGAGTTTACAGCAAGAATTAACGAAGTAATAAAGGGTAAATTGGTCGAAAATATAAACCCTGACGTATCCGTTATTGCAGAAGTTGATAACCTCATAAGATTACTAAGTCCTCAGGACAAAGAGATAGCTGACATTATAAAGAGACATCCGGAAATAGAAGGTTTCTTCTCTAACCTCGAAGAGAAACTATTCGATGTTAAACTGCTTCTAAAAGAACTCTTCTTAGCAATTAGCTCTGATGACATAGAAGAAATTATCCAAAAAGAAGGAGAAATAACAGATATTACAAATGATATAGCCACTAACCTCATTAACGCTATCTCTACGATTCTTTCAACCTCTAAAGAGAAGGTAGAAAGACATGGCTAGGAAAAAGGAACTTTTACCAAAGATTCTCGAAACAGGAGCAAACGAGCTTGAAATAATCGACTTTAGGATGTACGAGCTGCTAGAAGACGGTAGTACTTATGAGTGGATATTAGGTGTTAACGTAGCAAAGGTCAAAGAAGTAATTTTTAAACCTCACGACATAATAAAAGCACCTGGTCTTCCTCCTGAGGCAGAGGGACTTGCCAAAATAAGAGGTCAAATGGTTCCAATAATAAGTCTTGCTCGATGGATGAAAATAAAGGAACCTGTAAACGGCAAGTATGTAATAGTTATGGAATTCCTACGTGAAACGGTTGGGGTCGTTGTTCACGAGGCCAAAAGAATAAGAAGGATCAGGTGGGCAGACATAAAGAGACCCCCAAAAAGTATTGATGAGAAACTTGGAGGGAAAGTAGT
Coding sequences:
- a CDS encoding RNA chaperone Hfq, whose amino-acid sequence is MKKYRTLEDAQIELVELLESEGEFRGSIEELAERLSVKVENIKPLLQLMKSSGDIVFEEVEDELIIRPASFIPVLPPIPTKEQQKEIEEKLNQGYKLIASSFLGGVQSRELRSAIGKRVIVYFRNGSRLEGRLKGFDRFTLKMRNYRGNILVYKHAVSTIVYKP
- the accC gene encoding acetyl-CoA carboxylase biotin carboxylase subunit; translated protein: MFKKVLVANRGEIAVRIIRTCKELGIKTVAVFSTADRDSLHVFLADEAVCIGGPLPQESYLNIPAIISAAEITGADAIHPGYGFLSENPGFAEICTACGMKFIGPSPETMILMGDKAKAREIAIKAGVPVVPGSGIVKDVKEALKICEEIGYPVLVKAAHGGGGRGMRLINSKEEAETLITTAMAEAEAAFGSGEVYIEKYIENPRHIEIQLIADQFSNVVTYGERECSLQRRHQKILEEAPSPFVDEDLRERLSEAAKKIARLINYEGAGTIEFLVDKDKNFYFIEMNTRIQVEHPVTELVTQQDLIAKQISVAAGEKLKEDGIKLQGHAIEFRITCEDYKKGFRPAPGKIEKLVLPGGFGVRVDTHIYEGYSVPQYYDSLLAKLIVWGETREEAIRRGKRALSEFIIEGTLKTTLPLHIRLLEDENFIKGLLDTKVLENKILPNIKD
- a CDS encoding chemotaxis protein CheA, with protein sequence MRVEIPEELREILEEFLVEAEEILEGLDQDLIDLENNPTDKELLNKIFRGMHTLKGGAGFLNLTPIVEIAHRIEDIFNKLRNDEMTLTPDLMDIILEGIDHLKNSIQMLKENEELPDMGEIEPVLKKLDSALKGDTVPLSSETSQPASSEEKDQGDIEFEFIQDVSDALKELIKKFPGKNLADLLEEIILMPPDSRPMEVIPEIEKLIEEGKDINDIVRVKKKEEKTPTEKQQEKKETPQTTSAPPPQPSPSKDTSSSASKKSTSEKKTVETIRIDVERVENLMNLVGEIVLDRNRILRVSSDVEKECKSEAVEKLIEAVTSLDRTVSDLQVAVMKLRMQPIKKIFSKFPRLVRDLARKLNKKVQLVIEGEDTELDRSILDKLEDPLIHLVRNALDHGIEPPEERIAKGKPEVGTVKLFAYHEGDHIVVGIQDDGRGIDSEKVKKKALEKGLITPEQAVQMTDKEAYELIFMPGFSTAEKVSDVSGRGVGMDVVASTIHSLRGSIEIDSEIGKGTTILLKLPLTVAIIRTLMIGVKGQVFAVPLHSVVEIVRYDEKNVKEVGSFKSFLLRDEVLPLFSLNELLELEDGGEKHFVVIVKVGERLIAVSIEGLFGEEEIVIKSLGDLLADIQGIAGATIAGDGRVVLILDLNSLLSDYKMKLIGVGK
- the purE gene encoding 5-(carboxyamino)imidazole ribonucleotide mutase — its product is MKKVAVIMGSKSDMPVMETCTKTLEEFGVPYDVKVLSAHRTIDEVLAFCEKAEENYDVIIAAAGYAAHLGGVIAAKTTLPVIGVPLDASPLKGIDSLLSIVQMPGGVPVATVTIGKAGAKNAAVLAVEIMAIKYPELREKLKVYREEMKRKVLEG
- a CDS encoding chemotaxis protein CheW, which produces MNERQDREMNIIGVEELIGEIKEREIQVIAFRLKDELVSVPIEQVVEITNNRDITPVPKAPSYVIGVMNLRGKIVPVINLKEHLGIRDIVPEDVYSKNKIVIVETPKGEVGIIVDKIVGSIKFLEGDVLPEPIGTIGIDVKYISGVVQLEGDLLIILNIESMFNQEG
- a CDS encoding ARMT1-like domain-containing protein: MKIYPECIPCFLKQVVHIAKIADIPDSLTMEILRESARFISKDLRVDKSPGHNATFIHRIFKEKTKLEDPYKLLKDKYNEIALHLEEKIRKEFFEGVDDKLSLAIRLAAVGNVIDFGVPRDFDLFSEVEALLDIPFAYFDVDILERFLIQGKEVLYIADNAGEIVFDKFLLEELKNRGLKVVLAVRGGPILNDATVEDALKTEAVNYVDELITTGKDFIGVDFDFVSSECKDYWNKAYFVISKGQANFETLEEVDSKDIFFILKAKCPPVAKHLNCNVNDLVFLYNKHLLEMRESEDSQEG
- a CDS encoding RNA chaperone Hfq is translated as MASQSKTEKVKIWLKEYLSEFGEYTGTLEELSQLADSTPYLVKKALAELEKELIIKSESKRGKGLVVSLINKEESEEDPSLTAQEPEVQEVKDEEETKESTETKEDTKKKKKEKKPSLQDQVLSSLIGKEVTVFLISGTRLEGVLLDFDNFTLSMTAPKGKSLVYKHAVATIIYE
- the accB gene encoding acetyl-CoA carboxylase biotin carboxyl carrier protein, with product MLEKIEKLLKAIENTSIEELEIETEGIKLRAKFVRGKAIKEEAVQIIPSVKDQEVAPKGVSEEPAENYYVVESPMVGTFYRAPAPGAEPFVKEGDYVEKGQTLCIIEALKVMNEIESEVSGIVKKILVENGQPVEYGQPLFYIEPK
- the efp gene encoding elongation factor P codes for the protein MASIDVNQISKGMKLEIEGYPYEIIDYEHVKPGKGQAFARIKLKNLKTGNVVEKTYKVGEKLQLADFEEREMEYIYNDGEYYYFMDTRTYEQVGVSASALGEKAKFLKENTTVMVQFYKGEAISVQLPKSIVLQVVDTEPGFKGDTVSNVTKPATLETGAVIQVPMFINPGDYVRVNPETGDYIERVNIK
- a CDS encoding methyl-accepting chemotaxis protein gives rise to the protein MFCSREKRELDLLKRELAVLKQENQKLRKDWETLKKEKDSLQEELSKFAKKNTELSKELEKLRKEKEIAENDVYMYQQILDSLMEEAIFLATPDFKPGRAGNEIVYANRKAFEIANKWREVFISVFGIDPDKLIGSSIHLFHKDPERVKELLKATKPGEHKKNADIQIGPYVMASYRHAIANKDGSVRYYLATWRDATAEKEVERQLEKAQKMFLSNLKATKQSLVNNLTTIVSVSVAIKELQETLRLSENQIDSIQEIEKTVKKLVEVSDKLIENYKFVLDELNIAEKKTLESLEQMQYIRNITKEMEDVVKALQSQTEQIDRVVEVITSITEQTNLLALNAAIEAARAGEAGRGFAVVADEVRKLAERTNKSAIEIRKVVKNMREQMNKTAEIADKSVKAVDDGMNMFKDNQHTYNTLKEASEGVLGVINSLTDIVNTQKSKISDIVKYIHKANEYINSTKDQATKIIKVAEKTDTSLHKIWETFYLIDIGDASTILDRLSKLGEFTARINEVIKGKLVENINPDVSVIAEVDNLIRLLSPQDKEIADIIKRHPEIEGFFSNLEEKLFDVKLLLKELFLAISSDDIEEIIQKEGEITDITNDIATNLINAISTILSTSKEKVERHG